In Burkholderia sp. GAS332, one DNA window encodes the following:
- a CDS encoding reactive intermediate/imine deaminase yields MAVSQHDPRLPHMDNPAALAKPGGHYSHVAIANGFVFVSGQLPINAQGEKLAEASFEVQAEQVLANVQAALEGAGSSIAQLVQVRVYIAGVEHWASFNQIYARWAGEARPARAVVPVPHLHYGLLVEVEATALV; encoded by the coding sequence ATGGCTGTTAGCCAGCACGACCCGCGTCTGCCGCACATGGACAATCCCGCTGCTTTGGCGAAGCCGGGCGGCCATTACAGCCACGTCGCGATCGCGAATGGTTTTGTTTTCGTCTCGGGACAGTTGCCGATCAACGCACAGGGCGAGAAGCTCGCTGAAGCCTCGTTCGAAGTCCAGGCCGAGCAGGTGCTGGCGAATGTGCAGGCTGCGCTCGAAGGCGCCGGCAGCAGCATTGCACAACTGGTGCAAGTGCGCGTCTATATCGCCGGTGTCGAACACTGGGCGAGCTTCAATCAGATTTACGCGCGTTGGGCAGGCGAGGCGCGGCCGGCGCGTGCCGTCGTGCCGGTCCCTCATCTGCATTACGGCTTGCTGGTCGAGGTCGAGGCAACCGCGCTGGTTTAA